One window of Bacillus alkalicellulosilyticus genomic DNA carries:
- a CDS encoding class D sortase, translated as MKIVARLFILCGLGFVIYAGYELYMTHMKQQESIAEAVKITEDGNGINSAEDMNIKDGDVIGVLYIPRFDKDLAIISGTNEEELSRGVGHFTSTVLPGQNDQILLSGHRDTVFRGFGELQNGDEFIVKMPYGEFTYVMYDSEIVDADDRTVIRSMAPDEVLTLSTCYPFDFIGSAPDRYIIYAKPKE; from the coding sequence ATGAAAATTGTAGCGCGACTTTTTATATTATGTGGTTTAGGTTTTGTGATTTATGCAGGGTATGAGCTTTATATGACGCATATGAAACAACAAGAATCGATAGCAGAAGCCGTTAAAATTACAGAAGACGGAAATGGCATTAATTCGGCAGAGGACATGAATATTAAAGATGGGGATGTCATTGGTGTTTTATATATCCCTCGCTTCGATAAAGATCTTGCAATAATATCAGGGACGAATGAAGAAGAATTAAGCCGAGGAGTTGGCCACTTTACTTCAACAGTTTTACCTGGTCAGAACGACCAAATTCTATTATCAGGTCATCGTGACACTGTGTTTCGAGGTTTCGGTGAATTACAAAATGGTGATGAATTTATCGTGAAAATGCCATATGGTGAGTTTACGTATGTGATGTACGATTCAGAAATTGTAGATGCTGATGACCGTACGGTAATTCGCTCAATGGCACCGGATGAAGTTCTTACTTTATCAACGTGTTACCCGTTTGACTTTATTGGTTCAGCTCCAGACCGCTACATTATTTATGCAAAACCAAAGGAATAA
- a CDS encoding potassium channel family protein produces MLFIFDIMKMAVKIKNLTLILVTTIFIVVSSYIVCYLEPQTFETLFIGFWYVMTTITTTGYGDYVPATVAGKLYALLLYMFGITLLGIVVGKMVEGVGLYRKLKEEGRLRFKGKNHYILIGWTHKAKKTVEEIRLAKTNAAIVLIDNTPKAPLEMDGLFFIQGDPTERDILEKANIREADAVLIFAPDAIYDPISVDGRSLLITSTIESLATEYGIDIYTIVEIVREKHISNFKHANVDEFVLSNEAFSDLMAKSAIHKGSTSVFMQLLSREYGDNVWELEKSSRWTTYRDAFSQLQEIGANLLSDGKDFGIIRKLDEQIPEEAKLYIICDESTYNKIKMEY; encoded by the coding sequence TTGCTATTTATTTTTGACATAATGAAAATGGCAGTGAAAATAAAAAATCTCACTCTTATCCTAGTGACAACCATTTTTATCGTGGTGAGTTCATATATTGTATGTTACCTTGAACCTCAAACGTTTGAAACCCTTTTTATTGGATTTTGGTATGTAATGACAACAATAACGACAACGGGCTATGGAGATTATGTGCCAGCAACTGTGGCAGGGAAACTATATGCTCTCTTATTATATATGTTTGGTATAACATTGCTTGGGATAGTCGTAGGAAAAATGGTTGAAGGGGTTGGGTTATATCGAAAGTTAAAGGAGGAAGGGAGATTGAGATTTAAAGGGAAAAATCACTACATTTTGATTGGATGGACGCATAAGGCCAAAAAAACGGTGGAAGAAATTCGTCTAGCCAAAACAAATGCAGCTATCGTTCTCATAGATAATACTCCAAAAGCTCCTCTTGAAATGGACGGGCTGTTCTTCATACAGGGTGACCCAACGGAACGTGACATACTTGAAAAGGCAAACATTCGCGAGGCGGATGCCGTTTTAATTTTTGCGCCTGACGCCATTTATGATCCCATTTCTGTCGATGGTCGTTCTCTTTTAATTACATCTACCATTGAAAGTTTAGCGACAGAATATGGTATCGATATTTATACAATTGTAGAAATCGTAAGAGAGAAACATATTTCAAATTTTAAACATGCCAATGTGGATGAGTTTGTTTTATCAAATGAAGCGTTCTCTGATTTAATGGCAAAGTCAGCTATTCATAAAGGATCGACAAGTGTGTTTATGCAGTTACTCAGCCGAGAGTACGGAGATAATGTGTGGGAGCTTGAGAAAAGTTCGCGGTGGACTACGTATCGTGATGCCTTTAGTCAACTCCAAGAAATTGGTGCAAATCTATTATCGGACGGTAAAGATTTTGGCATTATTCGTAAATTAGATGAACAAATTCCTGAAGAGGCTAAACTTTATATTATTTGCGATGAGTCAACTTATAATAAAATTAAAATGGAATATTAA
- a CDS encoding sigma-70 family RNA polymerase sigma factor has protein sequence MEEVQQAMFMTTDDRDALLQELMESYGDDILRLVYSYIKDRSLAEDLTQEIFIKCFTHLQGFQQQSSIKTWLYRIASNHCKDYLRSWHYRKMVLSEKVGSVLTTKDKEVEDEVVGRSEEKQLAEALLTLPVRYREVLYFHYFEEWSVTEISKLLEGNPNTVKTRLKRGRELLKLELERRGIHG, from the coding sequence ATGGAAGAGGTACAGCAAGCGATGTTCATGACAACCGATGACCGAGATGCCCTGTTACAAGAGTTGATGGAATCATACGGTGATGACATTTTAAGACTCGTATATTCCTACATAAAGGACAGGAGCTTAGCGGAAGATTTAACACAAGAAATTTTTATAAAATGCTTTACCCATCTTCAAGGCTTTCAACAACAATCCTCCATTAAAACCTGGCTATATCGAATTGCAAGTAACCATTGTAAAGATTATTTACGGAGCTGGCATTATCGGAAAATGGTCTTAAGTGAAAAGGTTGGGAGCGTACTAACAACCAAGGATAAAGAAGTGGAAGATGAAGTTGTAGGAAGAAGTGAAGAGAAGCAACTTGCCGAAGCGTTATTGACATTACCTGTTCGTTACAGGGAAGTCCTGTATTTTCACTATTTTGAAGAGTGGTCTGTAACAGAAATAAGTAAGCTCCTAGAAGGAAACCCGAATACAGTGAAAACGAGATTAAAGCGTGGTCGCGAACTTTTAAAACTTGAACTTGAAAGGCGGGGTATCCATGGATGA
- a CDS encoding DUF3892 domain-containing protein, which produces MNTGNNEETFVAVRKNNEGDIVELKTSTGRVMDYKQAQQEVQNGIISGANVFTGRDGEPHLRSNADGNPDNNLDNLPQF; this is translated from the coding sequence ATGAATACAGGAAATAACGAAGAAACGTTTGTAGCTGTTCGAAAAAACAACGAGGGTGACATCGTTGAATTGAAAACATCAACAGGAAGAGTGATGGACTACAAACAGGCACAACAAGAAGTGCAAAATGGTATTATTTCCGGGGCTAATGTGTTTACAGGTCGTGATGGAGAACCTCATTTGCGAAGCAATGCGGATGGAAATCCGGATAATAACTTAGATAACCTACCACAATTTTAG
- a CDS encoding FtsW/RodA/SpoVE family cell cycle protein — protein sequence MNTIQKYIEEVCRHIKSKEARKVVSLELEHHLAEKKSALQEKGITGDEADAVAVEQMGNPITVGKEFHKLHKPIIDWGLLSLLVILLGVSLLPKFVFEQMYTGSFLKTLIFSLVGLGISLLIMFFNYRWLANKGLILYGIAIALLFWSAQFGVIHKGRPMLSIFNFKTDYFILVLILGIAWASILSTYAKPIDTSWKLQILVLVAIFIPVVMFSSNTYPFYGALYFILTLILLWNSPLEKKVKRRFMGTQAIVAISVTIVSLLAFIQAIKYTDYTLLKPHHLERINGFLFAEQYKDGAGYQNFIIKDLLGNSSWFGTGEQPEQLSKLPEIHTDFVLTSLIHSIGWFGASIIILIFIVAMIRIGTVFMKTAEPFGRLIVIGGLTIFSLCTLWSLGMNIGVLPITNVSFPFLSYGGMNQMIYSVIFGLILSVYRRRFLVAPTVVSKKI from the coding sequence ATGAATACGATTCAAAAATACATTGAAGAAGTTTGTCGTCACATTAAATCAAAGGAAGCGAGAAAAGTTGTTTCCCTTGAGTTAGAGCACCATCTGGCGGAAAAAAAGTCTGCCCTACAAGAGAAAGGAATAACTGGAGATGAAGCCGATGCAGTTGCGGTGGAACAGATGGGAAATCCAATTACCGTTGGCAAAGAGTTTCACAAACTCCATAAACCAATCATTGACTGGGGATTATTAAGCTTATTAGTCATTCTTTTAGGAGTTAGTTTACTTCCTAAATTCGTGTTCGAACAAATGTACACAGGAAGTTTCTTAAAAACTTTGATTTTTAGTTTAGTAGGTCTAGGGATAAGTTTGCTTATAATGTTTTTTAACTACCGGTGGTTAGCTAATAAAGGACTGATACTCTATGGAATTGCAATTGCTTTATTATTTTGGTCAGCTCAATTTGGTGTGATTCATAAGGGGAGACCGATGCTTTCCATATTTAACTTCAAAACTGATTATTTTATTTTAGTATTGATATTAGGCATTGCTTGGGCAAGTATCCTTAGTACATATGCAAAACCAATTGATACATCTTGGAAACTGCAAATCCTAGTACTTGTTGCTATATTTATTCCAGTGGTCATGTTTAGTTCTAATACGTATCCTTTTTATGGAGCATTATATTTCATTTTGACCTTAATATTACTTTGGAATTCTCCGCTCGAAAAAAAGGTAAAAAGAAGATTTATGGGTACTCAAGCAATAGTGGCTATCTCTGTTACAATCGTATCATTGTTAGCCTTCATACAAGCGATAAAATATACTGATTACACGTTGTTAAAGCCTCACCATCTTGAAAGAATAAATGGATTTTTGTTTGCTGAACAGTACAAGGATGGTGCTGGGTACCAAAACTTCATAATTAAAGATTTACTAGGTAATTCGAGCTGGTTTGGAACCGGAGAGCAACCAGAACAGCTATCAAAACTTCCTGAAATACATACGGATTTTGTATTAACATCTTTAATTCACTCAATAGGGTGGTTTGGTGCATCTATTATTATTCTTATCTTTATTGTTGCTATGATAAGAATAGGAACCGTGTTTATGAAAACAGCAGAACCTTTCGGAAGGCTTATTGTCATCGGAGGATTAACGATCTTTTCTTTATGTACGTTATGGAGTCTAGGTATGAACATCGGAGTTCTTCCTATTACTAATGTTTCTTTTCCTTTCTTAAGCTATGGAGGGATGAACCAAATGATTTACTCCGTAATATTTGGTCTGATCTTAAGCGTTTATCGCCGGAGATTTTTAGTTGCGCCAACAGTGGTGAGTAAAAAAATTTAG
- a CDS encoding lmo0937 family membrane protein, translated as MWTIIVLIIILWLLGFSFEIAGNLIHLLLVLALIALIYNLIMRAKK; from the coding sequence ATGTGGACCATTATTGTGTTAATAATCATTTTGTGGTTACTCGGCTTCTCGTTTGAGATTGCAGGGAACCTTATCCACTTATTGCTTGTACTTGCTTTGATCGCTCTCATTTATAACCTCATTATGAGAGCAAAAAAATGA
- a CDS encoding helix-turn-helix transcriptional regulator, giving the protein MDEQIRRLKQAMNQTVFKELTFSDKHKQAVQNQISKMDGNQEQSTIQTDILKIVTEPQSGFQIFTVLEKRHIFQFENKEGELYTLLHSMEKDGLICSNWIEDTIMRKEYKISSKGRTVLQELEKKESSPSFVPRTVGGETQ; this is encoded by the coding sequence ATGGATGAACAAATAAGACGATTAAAACAAGCGATGAATCAAACGGTTTTTAAAGAGTTAACTTTTTCAGATAAACATAAACAGGCGGTTCAAAACCAAATTAGTAAGATGGATGGAAATCAAGAACAAAGCACAATTCAAACGGACATTTTAAAAATCGTAACTGAACCTCAAAGCGGATTTCAGATTTTTACTGTGCTAGAAAAACGCCATATCTTCCAATTTGAAAATAAAGAAGGAGAGCTCTATACGTTATTGCATTCGATGGAAAAAGACGGTCTGATTTGTTCAAACTGGATTGAAGATACAATCATGCGTAAGGAGTATAAAATTAGTTCTAAAGGAAGAACTGTTTTACAGGAACTAGAAAAGAAAGAGTCATCACCATCTTTTGTTCCCCGTACGGTAGGAGGAGAAACGCAATGA
- a CDS encoding VanZ family protein — translation MIVFFGTLILLIFIAFDFIRMRTNDLVRRCIFYSFLFYLIFVLHYTVGSHLSLPLNNEFFNWNYAFQLIPFYFVYDLYLLYNHIDSWFFWNAVKLSFLNVLLLLPFGVYLALLFNIKTVKKAAFILFLGSLTIESYQLLFGYIGLISGRTFNVDDLILNTIGGVVGFIAMIHTLKFYKKYSKEVAVSLSA, via the coding sequence GTGATAGTTTTTTTCGGGACATTGATTCTACTCATTTTTATTGCCTTTGATTTCATTCGTATGAGGACCAACGATTTAGTGAGAAGATGTATCTTTTACAGTTTTCTTTTCTATCTCATCTTTGTCCTTCACTATACGGTTGGGTCGCATCTTTCACTGCCACTTAATAACGAATTTTTTAATTGGAACTATGCGTTTCAACTGATTCCCTTTTATTTTGTATATGATTTATATTTGCTTTATAACCATATAGATTCTTGGTTTTTCTGGAACGCGGTTAAACTTTCTTTTCTGAACGTATTGCTATTGTTACCATTTGGCGTGTATCTAGCTTTGTTGTTCAATATTAAAACTGTAAAAAAAGCAGCGTTTATCTTATTTTTAGGAAGTCTAACTATCGAAAGCTATCAGCTTCTCTTTGGGTATATTGGATTGATTTCCGGAAGAACGTTTAATGTCGATGATTTAATTTTAAATACTATTGGGGGAGTGGTAGGATTTATTGCAATGATACACACACTGAAGTTTTATAAGAAATATAGTAAAGAGGTGGCGGTTTCGCTCAGTGCTTAG